Proteins encoded within one genomic window of Paenarthrobacter sp. JL.01a:
- a CDS encoding GMC oxidoreductase, with amino-acid sequence MGRLGTGNSGDAGPESADDPRRRRPQSIEKVDAVVVGSGFGGSVAALRLAEAGQSVVLMERGKPYPPGSFARTPSEMGKNFWDPDRGLYGLFDAWTFRGTEGLVSSGLGGGSLIYANVLLRKDEKWFVNESPVPGGGYENWPFTRADLDPFYDAAEAMLQPVPYPYQDTAKTMAMEKTAANLGLSIIRPPIAVTFSSGPGAAPRTNQAIPLPHYGSIHGTNSVRTTCTLSGECDIGCNAGAKNTLDHNYLSAAAFKGADIRTFHDVRGIRPLSPGTDGGGYEVRYVIHHPGNQGALLTERIIHCGRLILGAGTFGTNFLLLRNHGSLPALSDALGTRFSGNGDLLTFIMDAKTPATNGSRPGVRTLTGSKGPVITTAVRVPDSNDDDGDGRGYYVEDAGYPAFMNWLIETAQLKTAVKRTAKVAAQLFKDRLFDAGRSNVSADLAAALGDGRLSASSVPLLGMGRDIPDGVMTLRDGRLAIAWTMATSTEYFGRVRQTMSEIAKDLDGDFIDNPLWWAKRVITVHPIGGAPAGRHPAEAVCDSYGEVFGYPGLFVVDGAAMPGPVGANPSLTIAAFAERASAHIVEAGTKARHRGISPGDAAAAQDTTQTAAQDTIQREAAGAVVDVGSTAPRALAPDATKGKAARPEQPASAAAQAQGQAQAPAPATRGLEMPGKAAKEATSVRFTEQMHGWFSPGVADPEKGRSLGRDRSRKIMFELTITAEDIDAFAADPRHPAKAQGYVLADYFGGRMPVERGWFNLFVEDQSDDGRPARRMLYRLWLRDPGGTPFTFTGHKLIHNEAGFDLWPDTTTLYATILQGHVPPDVEVGGSQDGVVGAGILFIRPLDFAKQMTTFRAEGPAPAAGLLTFGTLFGGQLWRVYGRVPRRVPFPLKPKR; translated from the coding sequence ATGGGTCGTCTGGGGACCGGGAACAGTGGGGATGCGGGCCCTGAATCCGCTGATGATCCACGACGCCGCAGACCGCAAAGCATCGAGAAGGTGGATGCGGTGGTTGTGGGATCGGGTTTTGGCGGCTCGGTAGCGGCCTTGCGGCTGGCCGAAGCCGGCCAGTCCGTGGTGTTGATGGAACGCGGCAAACCGTACCCGCCCGGGAGTTTTGCCCGAACGCCGTCGGAGATGGGCAAGAACTTCTGGGACCCGGACCGCGGCTTGTACGGTCTGTTCGATGCGTGGACCTTCCGCGGGACCGAAGGACTGGTCTCAAGCGGACTCGGAGGGGGTTCGCTCATCTACGCCAACGTGCTCCTGCGCAAGGACGAGAAGTGGTTCGTCAACGAATCCCCGGTCCCGGGAGGCGGTTACGAGAATTGGCCGTTTACCAGGGCCGACCTCGATCCCTTCTACGACGCCGCCGAAGCGATGCTGCAGCCCGTCCCCTACCCGTACCAGGACACAGCCAAGACCATGGCCATGGAAAAGACAGCGGCAAACCTGGGCCTTTCCATCATCCGGCCTCCCATCGCCGTCACCTTCTCCAGCGGCCCGGGCGCAGCACCCCGCACCAACCAAGCAATCCCGCTCCCCCACTACGGCAGCATCCACGGCACCAACTCTGTGCGGACTACCTGCACCCTGAGCGGTGAATGCGACATCGGCTGCAACGCCGGCGCCAAGAACACCCTTGACCACAACTACCTGTCAGCGGCGGCCTTCAAGGGCGCTGACATCCGCACCTTCCACGATGTCCGGGGTATCCGGCCACTATCCCCCGGCACGGATGGCGGCGGCTACGAGGTCCGCTACGTCATCCACCACCCCGGTAACCAGGGGGCGCTGCTCACCGAGCGCATCATCCACTGCGGCCGGCTCATCCTGGGTGCGGGCACGTTCGGGACCAATTTCCTCCTGCTCCGCAATCATGGCTCCCTCCCGGCCCTCAGCGACGCCCTCGGTACCCGGTTCAGCGGCAACGGCGACCTCCTGACGTTCATCATGGACGCCAAGACACCCGCCACCAACGGCTCCCGCCCCGGCGTCCGCACCCTCACCGGCAGCAAGGGACCGGTCATCACCACCGCGGTCAGGGTCCCGGATTCGAACGACGACGACGGCGACGGCCGCGGCTACTACGTGGAGGACGCCGGGTATCCGGCCTTCATGAACTGGCTGATCGAAACGGCCCAGCTGAAGACCGCCGTCAAGCGCACGGCCAAAGTGGCAGCCCAGCTTTTCAAAGACAGGCTGTTCGACGCCGGCCGGTCCAATGTCTCGGCGGACCTCGCCGCTGCGTTGGGTGACGGGCGGTTGTCGGCCAGTTCGGTGCCCTTGCTGGGTATGGGCCGGGACATACCCGACGGCGTCATGACACTCCGCGACGGCAGGCTCGCCATCGCCTGGACCATGGCAACGTCCACCGAGTACTTCGGCCGGGTCCGGCAGACCATGTCGGAGATCGCGAAGGACCTGGACGGCGACTTCATCGACAATCCGCTCTGGTGGGCCAAACGCGTGATCACCGTCCATCCGATCGGTGGGGCACCTGCTGGAAGGCACCCCGCCGAGGCCGTGTGTGATTCGTACGGAGAAGTCTTTGGCTACCCCGGTTTGTTCGTGGTCGATGGTGCTGCGATGCCTGGACCGGTTGGCGCCAACCCGTCACTGACCATCGCCGCTTTCGCCGAACGGGCCAGCGCCCACATCGTCGAAGCTGGCACCAAGGCCCGCCACCGCGGCATCAGCCCCGGCGACGCGGCCGCGGCCCAGGACACAACTCAAACGGCAGCGCAGGACACAATACAGCGCGAGGCCGCTGGCGCCGTCGTCGACGTCGGCAGTACGGCACCGCGGGCGCTGGCGCCGGATGCCACCAAAGGCAAGGCGGCGCGTCCTGAACAGCCTGCGAGCGCCGCTGCCCAGGCACAAGGACAGGCACAGGCACCGGCACCGGCTACGCGGGGCCTGGAAATGCCAGGCAAGGCGGCAAAGGAAGCAACCTCGGTTCGTTTTACCGAACAGATGCATGGTTGGTTCAGCCCGGGCGTCGCGGATCCGGAGAAGGGCCGCAGCCTGGGCCGGGACAGGTCCCGGAAGATCATGTTCGAACTGACAATTACCGCGGAGGACATTGACGCGTTCGCGGCAGATCCCCGGCACCCGGCCAAGGCGCAGGGGTACGTACTGGCGGACTATTTCGGGGGCCGGATGCCGGTGGAACGCGGCTGGTTCAACCTGTTCGTCGAGGACCAGTCCGACGACGGCCGGCCGGCCAGGCGCATGCTGTACCGGTTGTGGTTGCGGGACCCGGGCGGGACTCCCTTCACGTTCACCGGCCATAAGCTCATCCACAATGAGGCAGGATTCGACCTCTGGCCGGACACCACCACACTGTACGCAACGATTCTGCAGGGCCACGTCCCGCCGGACGTCGAGGTGGGCGGCAGCCAGGACGGTGTCGTCGGTGCGGGGATACTGTTCATCCGCCCACTGGACTTCGCCAAGCAGATGACAACCTTCCGGGCAGAGGGTCCTGCTCCCGCCGCGGGTTTGCTGACGTTCGGTACGTTGTTTGGCGGGCAGCTGTGGCGGGTCTATGGTCGGGTACCCAGGCGCGTGCCGTTCCCCCTTAAGCCGAAGCGATGA
- a CDS encoding dihydrofolate reductase family protein, with product MTLVTCDLTVSLDGYVAGPHQSREQPLGEGGEKLHRWQFKERDINAAEVAGILEAGAYIMGRNMFAGPGEGLWEKEWRGWWGEEPPYHAPVFVLTSHEHEPLVMDGGTTFHFVNDDIESVLSRAKDAAAGKNVAIAGGASTARQFLSAGLIDELRLHVAPVVLGGGERLLDGVGELKLEPLEVRGTSLVSHLRYKVG from the coding sequence ATGACCCTCGTTACGTGTGATCTCACTGTGTCCCTTGACGGCTACGTTGCCGGTCCGCACCAGAGCCGGGAGCAACCGCTCGGTGAAGGCGGGGAAAAACTGCACCGGTGGCAGTTCAAAGAACGCGACATCAACGCGGCCGAGGTGGCCGGGATTCTCGAAGCCGGTGCGTACATCATGGGCCGGAACATGTTCGCCGGGCCAGGGGAAGGGCTCTGGGAGAAGGAATGGCGCGGCTGGTGGGGTGAAGAACCGCCCTACCATGCTCCGGTTTTCGTGCTGACCTCCCACGAGCATGAGCCCCTGGTGATGGACGGCGGCACCACGTTCCACTTCGTCAATGACGACATCGAGTCGGTGCTCTCACGCGCCAAGGACGCTGCGGCTGGGAAGAACGTTGCCATAGCCGGAGGTGCTTCGACAGCCAGGCAGTTCCTGTCAGCCGGCTTGATCGACGAGCTGCGCCTCCACGTCGCGCCGGTGGTTCTGGGCGGCGGCGAGCGTTTGCTGGATGGGGTGGGGGAGCTGAAGCTTGAGCCTTTGGAGGTCCGGGGAACCAGCCTCGTCTCGCACCTTCGCTACAAGGTGGGGTAG
- a CDS encoding LexA family protein, with amino-acid sequence MSVLLAPVAVAAGYPSPAQDYFDGRIDLNEHLIKDVTSTFVVRVTGQSMEAAGISDGDELIVNRALEPRDGSVVVAVLDGELTIKRLRITPAGVVLQADNPAFPDIKVAALSELTIWGVATTCLHHV; translated from the coding sequence ATGTCGGTGCTGCTGGCTCCTGTGGCTGTAGCGGCGGGGTATCCCTCGCCGGCCCAGGACTACTTCGATGGCAGGATTGACCTTAATGAGCACCTGATCAAGGACGTCACCAGCACTTTCGTCGTGCGTGTCACCGGTCAGTCCATGGAAGCTGCCGGGATCAGTGACGGCGACGAGTTGATCGTCAACCGGGCGTTGGAACCCAGGGACGGGTCCGTCGTCGTCGCTGTTTTGGACGGCGAGCTGACCATCAAAAGGTTGCGTATTACCCCGGCAGGCGTGGTGCTGCAGGCGGACAACCCCGCTTTCCCGGACATCAAGGTGGCGGCGTTATCGGAACTGACCATCTGGGGTGTAGCGACGACGTGCCTGCACCACGTCTAG
- a CDS encoding LacI family DNA-binding transcriptional regulator encodes MAADRPHRPATQSDVAREVGVSRTLVSFAFRGAPGVSGETKEAIFDAAKRLGYRPNAAAADLARKHRSAVGLYLMDIRNEVYADILSGVRMALPSEGNRLILSVSRSVDGVDRGALESLIEARAGIIIAATLLDPDEQVQELAQIVPLVSVTRPVPGVDSVYSDDVMGARAATEHLLGLGHRRIAHIAGPDYDGHTVRRRSYQKTMHDAGLKPLTLAAEDFTQEAGQRAATALLARADRPTAIFTHNDQLALGAREAAHALGLSIPKDLSLVGYDNSRIAKLHGIDLTTVDLHAIALGQAAGMIALERLKNPDAPIADRKLAPELVIRGSTAPPAA; translated from the coding sequence ATGGCCGCCGACCGCCCCCACCGCCCTGCAACGCAAAGTGATGTCGCCCGCGAAGTGGGCGTCTCCAGAACGCTGGTGTCATTCGCTTTCCGGGGAGCGCCGGGAGTCAGCGGCGAAACCAAGGAAGCCATCTTCGACGCCGCCAAGCGTCTGGGGTACCGGCCCAACGCGGCAGCCGCCGACCTCGCACGCAAGCACCGTTCCGCCGTCGGGCTTTACCTGATGGATATCCGCAACGAGGTCTACGCCGACATCCTCAGCGGCGTCCGCATGGCCCTCCCATCCGAGGGCAACCGCCTGATCCTGAGCGTATCCCGTTCCGTGGACGGTGTTGACCGGGGCGCGCTTGAGTCCCTCATAGAGGCCCGCGCCGGGATCATCATCGCCGCGACACTGCTGGATCCGGACGAGCAAGTGCAGGAATTGGCGCAAATCGTGCCGCTGGTCAGCGTCACCCGGCCGGTACCTGGCGTTGACAGCGTGTACTCGGACGATGTCATGGGTGCGCGGGCGGCCACGGAGCACCTCCTCGGCCTCGGGCACCGGCGCATCGCCCATATTGCCGGGCCCGATTACGACGGACACACCGTCAGACGACGCAGTTACCAAAAGACCATGCACGACGCCGGGCTGAAGCCCCTGACGCTCGCGGCCGAAGACTTCACCCAGGAAGCCGGGCAGCGGGCCGCCACCGCCCTTCTGGCGCGAGCGGACCGGCCGACGGCGATCTTCACCCACAACGATCAACTGGCCCTGGGCGCCCGCGAGGCCGCCCACGCTTTGGGCCTGTCCATCCCGAAGGACCTGTCATTGGTGGGCTACGACAATTCGAGGATCGCCAAGCTGCACGGAATCGACCTCACCACGGTCGACCTCCACGCTATCGCCCTGGGCCAGGCCGCGGGCATGATTGCTCTTGAACGGCTCAAGAATCCGGATGCACCGATCGCGGACCGGAAACTGGCGCCGGAACTGGTCATTCGCGGTTCGACGGCACCACCGGCGGCCTAG
- a CDS encoding sugar porter family MFS transporter → MSATQLQQEGAPGAALPPLTNGPHRKRLGLVALVATFGGLLFGYDTGVINGALRPMTADLGLTPLTEGIVTSSLLFGAAAGAVGGGRLSDSWGRRKSILLLAVLFLAGTIACVVAPNFEVMVLGRVILGLAVGGASTVVPVFLAELAPYEIRGSLAGRNELMIVIGQLAAFVVNAIIGNIWGEFGGVWRVMLAVAALPAIALFFGMLRMPESPRWLISKGRWEEALVVLKTIRSVERAEAEMADVKHLADEERASKATSWGALKNKWILRIVLVGIGLGVAQQLTGINSIMYYGQSVLVEAGFDSNAALIANIAPGVIAVVGGVIALTLMQRVNRRTTLLLGFTLTTACHFLIGIASIVLPVGNAARPFVILFLVVAFVGSMQTFLNIAVWVMLSEIFPLHVRGFAIGLSVFCLWIANALLGLFFPTLVAGVGITGTFFLFGAVGIAALIFIYTQVPETRGRTLEALEEDVTTGAIYLVHKKDASMGS, encoded by the coding sequence ATGTCTGCAACGCAATTGCAGCAGGAAGGCGCCCCCGGGGCTGCCCTTCCTCCGCTGACCAACGGTCCGCACCGAAAGCGCCTTGGCCTTGTAGCTTTGGTTGCTACGTTCGGCGGACTGTTGTTCGGCTATGACACTGGTGTCATCAACGGCGCCCTGCGGCCCATGACAGCCGACCTTGGGCTGACGCCCCTGACGGAGGGGATCGTCACCAGCTCACTGCTGTTCGGCGCAGCGGCCGGGGCCGTGGGCGGCGGACGTTTGTCGGATTCCTGGGGCCGCCGGAAATCCATCCTCCTGCTCGCGGTGCTTTTCCTCGCTGGAACCATCGCCTGCGTCGTCGCGCCGAATTTCGAAGTCATGGTCCTGGGGCGCGTCATTCTGGGCCTGGCTGTCGGCGGGGCGTCCACGGTGGTGCCAGTGTTCCTGGCCGAGCTGGCGCCCTACGAGATCCGGGGTTCGCTGGCCGGGCGCAACGAACTGATGATTGTCATCGGACAGCTCGCCGCCTTCGTGGTCAACGCCATCATCGGCAATATCTGGGGAGAGTTCGGGGGAGTATGGCGAGTCATGCTGGCGGTCGCCGCGTTGCCCGCCATCGCACTGTTCTTCGGCATGCTCCGGATGCCCGAATCACCTCGCTGGCTGATTTCCAAGGGGCGGTGGGAAGAGGCCTTGGTAGTCCTCAAGACCATACGGTCGGTGGAACGGGCCGAGGCTGAAATGGCGGATGTCAAGCACCTGGCCGATGAGGAGCGGGCCTCCAAGGCGACCTCATGGGGTGCGCTGAAGAACAAATGGATTCTTCGCATTGTCCTGGTAGGCATTGGTCTCGGCGTGGCCCAGCAGCTGACCGGCATCAATTCGATCATGTACTACGGCCAGTCGGTGCTCGTCGAAGCCGGATTCGACTCCAATGCAGCCCTCATTGCCAACATCGCTCCCGGGGTGATCGCGGTGGTTGGGGGCGTGATCGCCCTGACCTTGATGCAGCGTGTCAACCGCCGTACCACCCTGCTTCTGGGGTTCACCCTGACCACGGCGTGCCACTTCCTCATCGGCATCGCCTCGATCGTGCTTCCCGTGGGAAATGCGGCGCGTCCGTTCGTGATCCTTTTTCTGGTGGTGGCTTTCGTTGGCTCGATGCAGACGTTCCTGAACATTGCCGTTTGGGTGATGCTGTCCGAAATCTTCCCGCTTCATGTCCGCGGTTTTGCCATCGGCCTTTCGGTGTTCTGCCTCTGGATTGCCAACGCGCTGCTGGGTCTGTTCTTCCCTACCCTGGTGGCCGGCGTGGGGATCACGGGGACGTTCTTCCTGTTCGGTGCTGTGGGTATCGCGGCCCTCATTTTCATCTACACCCAGGTCCCGGAGACCCGCGGGCGGACCCTGGAAGCACTCGAAGAAGACGTCACCACCGGAGCCATTTATCTGGTGCACAAGAAGGATGCCTCTATGGGTTCCTAG
- a CDS encoding GNAT family N-acetyltransferase yields the protein MTGTNHLLSRRMEHADWPAVEAIWAAGIASGHSTFEPAPPSWEDFDATRHPQLRLVAKDHGNIVGWVAASPVSSRTVYRGVVEHSIYIAQEARGRGYGAQLLDAFVRRTEEEGIWTIQSNIFPENAASIALHQRHGFTVVGTRQRIGLMSYGPAAGSWRDTVLLERRAE from the coding sequence ATGACCGGTACCAACCACCTGCTGAGCCGCCGGATGGAGCACGCCGACTGGCCGGCGGTCGAGGCGATCTGGGCCGCGGGCATCGCTTCAGGCCATTCCACCTTCGAACCGGCACCGCCAAGCTGGGAAGACTTCGACGCTACCCGTCACCCCCAGCTCCGCCTCGTTGCCAAAGACCACGGCAACATCGTGGGCTGGGTCGCCGCGTCACCCGTTTCGTCAAGGACGGTCTATCGCGGCGTCGTCGAGCACTCCATCTACATCGCCCAGGAGGCCCGCGGCCGAGGCTACGGGGCCCAACTCCTCGACGCCTTCGTCCGCAGGACCGAAGAGGAAGGGATATGGACCATCCAATCCAACATCTTCCCCGAGAACGCCGCCTCCATAGCCCTGCACCAACGACACGGTTTCACCGTCGTGGGCACCCGGCAAAGGATTGGACTCATGAGCTACGGGCCAGCCGCCGGCTCCTGGCGGGACACCGTCTTGCTCGAACGCCGCGCCGAATAG
- a CDS encoding NAD(P)-binding domain-containing protein, with amino-acid sequence MTGHDSLPVAVIGAGPVGLAAAAHLLERGLEPLVIEAGPTVGSAIKGWGHVRVFSTWKYNLDSAAVRLLQRTGWKAPRPTALPFGHEIVTQYLEPLAASQELRQRIHTGSKVVAVTRQGMDKSRSQGRDQTPFVLQVQDDDGQTTEVLARAVIDASGTWNAPAPLGSNGLPVPGEARARAAGIITGALPDVTQDGFAGHRTLVIGSGHSAANMVLDLARLARTHPGTTVVWAIRAETPARAYGGGNADELPARGQLGTRLRTAVETGAVQLLTGFRTLSVETSGAAVIVHATDGRTVEVDRVIPATGFRPDLGILAELRLELDPAVDAPKALGPLIDPDFHSCGTVPAHGARILAHPEKDFYLAGMKSYGRAPTFLMATGYEQVRSIAAALAGDTAAAEALELELPETGVCSTSLPADGQDAADSCCGSAKPEPVTIGFATGLVHGRIGEPAAP; translated from the coding sequence ATGACCGGGCACGATTCCCTGCCGGTCGCGGTGATCGGCGCCGGACCGGTCGGATTGGCCGCGGCCGCGCACTTGCTCGAACGTGGACTGGAACCCCTGGTGATCGAAGCCGGCCCCACCGTCGGTTCCGCTATCAAAGGGTGGGGGCATGTTCGAGTCTTCTCTACCTGGAAATACAACCTCGACTCCGCTGCCGTCCGTCTGCTCCAGCGAACTGGCTGGAAAGCACCCCGCCCGACCGCGCTGCCCTTTGGCCACGAAATCGTCACCCAATATCTCGAACCGTTGGCCGCAAGCCAGGAACTCAGGCAGAGGATCCACACCGGTTCGAAGGTGGTTGCCGTGACCCGGCAAGGGATGGATAAAAGCCGAAGCCAGGGCCGCGACCAGACACCCTTCGTCCTGCAGGTTCAGGACGACGACGGCCAGACCACTGAGGTTCTGGCGCGGGCTGTCATCGATGCCTCAGGAACGTGGAACGCCCCCGCTCCGCTTGGCTCCAACGGCCTCCCGGTTCCCGGCGAAGCCAGAGCCCGCGCCGCCGGGATCATCACTGGAGCCCTACCCGATGTCACCCAGGATGGTTTCGCCGGCCACCGGACCCTCGTCATCGGGTCCGGGCACTCGGCCGCGAACATGGTCCTGGACCTCGCCCGCCTTGCACGCACCCATCCCGGCACCACGGTCGTCTGGGCCATCCGCGCCGAGACCCCCGCAAGGGCTTACGGTGGCGGTAACGCCGACGAACTCCCCGCCCGCGGCCAGCTGGGCACACGCCTGCGCACCGCCGTCGAGACCGGTGCCGTCCAGCTCCTGACCGGCTTCCGCACCCTAAGCGTCGAGACCAGCGGCGCTGCCGTGATCGTCCACGCAACTGACGGCCGGACGGTGGAGGTTGACCGGGTGATCCCGGCCACCGGCTTCCGCCCGGACCTGGGCATCCTTGCCGAACTGCGGCTGGAGCTGGACCCGGCGGTCGACGCCCCCAAAGCGCTGGGACCACTGATTGACCCGGACTTCCATAGCTGCGGCACCGTCCCAGCGCACGGCGCGCGGATCCTGGCCCACCCCGAGAAGGACTTTTACCTGGCAGGAATGAAGTCCTATGGCCGGGCACCGACCTTCCTCATGGCCACCGGCTACGAACAAGTGCGGTCCATCGCCGCCGCCCTGGCCGGCGACACAGCAGCAGCAGAAGCTTTGGAACTGGAACTTCCCGAAACAGGGGTCTGCTCCACCAGCCTTCCCGCAGATGGGCAAGACGCGGCAGATTCGTGCTGCGGGTCCGCCAAACCAGAACCGGTCACGATTGGCTTCGCTACCGGGCTGGTTCACGGCCGCATCGGGGAACCAGCCGCACCATGA
- a CDS encoding arsenate reductase ArsC, with protein MSVKPSVLFVCVHNAGRSQMAAAFLTTLGRGAIEVRSAGSQPASQVNPAAVEAMAEIGIDMSAEIPKILTTEAVKDSDVVITMGCGDECPYFPGKRYEDWVLEDPAGKGVDSVRPIRDEIKTRVEALIASLTPTGAQQ; from the coding sequence TTGCGTCCACAACGCCGGACGGTCCCAAATGGCCGCCGCATTCCTGACCACCCTGGGCAGGGGCGCCATCGAGGTCCGCTCCGCAGGTTCCCAACCCGCCAGCCAGGTCAACCCCGCAGCGGTTGAGGCGATGGCCGAGATCGGGATCGACATGTCCGCCGAAATCCCCAAGATTCTCACCACCGAGGCCGTGAAGGACTCCGACGTCGTGATCACCATGGGCTGCGGGGACGAGTGCCCGTACTTCCCGGGTAAACGCTACGAAGACTGGGTTTTGGAAGACCCCGCAGGCAAAGGCGTCGACTCCGTCCGGCCCATCCGCGACGAGATCAAAACCCGGGTCGAGGCCCTGATTGCCAGCCTCACGCCGACGGGAGCCCAGCAATGA